The Streptomyces cynarae genome contains a region encoding:
- a CDS encoding SpoIIE family protein phosphatase: protein MVLADAELLARAEAVLHEANDLSQGQAAVAGHSAAVSQVFALAEQLVQHAVLADRQAGASWARIGARLGITGAAARRRFGRITRAGSDRAAQSDHTNPERLSALLLAAVREAGASSSALYLLPPGRQALRLAVVTGGKTAALWERVAPADGGPVADALREQHIVWIASHAQLARRYPRIALALPYPVAMAAAPITTGATTWGVLALLWPDTHPPRLSANERDVVTTTCERMAEFLEQAAVGGHPVLPQEQPHVPAPPRTRTPDPLQALAAVEFVDRLKEGCLGLDLEGRITFIGAAACDVLGSSAPDLLGTPLCEALPWLDEPVFQDHYRAAVISRKPASFTARLPSDGWLDFQLYPDASGTSVRIVPAGKTGTADRPSGGMQTTPRPTRAHALYDLMHLAATLTQAVSVRDVVELAADQIMPAFDAQGFVLSVADGGRLQIVGSRGYRPEVLRPFDGPPLTDRSAPTVHALTDGVPLFFPSPQEMEQFHPDIPRLTKRSAWAFLPLIVSGRPVGCWVLSFDRPRCFTPDERAVLTSLAGLIAQALDRARLYDAKHQLAHDLQTGLLPGTLPTVPGLEIAARYLPAAHGMDVGGDFYDLIRLGDTSVAAAIGDVQGHNVNAAALMGQIRTAVHATAGAPPGEVLARTNRLLTDFDPGLFASCLYVHLDLAHHRAQLATAGHPPALVRHPDGHTEIVRLSPGLLLGIDPAADYQAGEIVLPPDALLALYTDGLIETPGVDLDDATAGLADHLTRAGDQPLDALADTLIGRTSHTDPRSDDIALLLLHRQPSAMLRIGG, encoded by the coding sequence ATGGTGCTCGCCGACGCGGAGCTGCTGGCTCGAGCTGAAGCGGTGTTGCACGAGGCGAACGATCTGTCCCAGGGGCAAGCCGCTGTGGCGGGTCACAGTGCCGCGGTGTCCCAGGTCTTCGCACTGGCCGAACAGTTGGTGCAGCATGCCGTGCTGGCCGATCGGCAGGCCGGGGCGAGCTGGGCGCGGATCGGCGCCCGCCTGGGGATCACCGGTGCGGCGGCCAGGCGCCGCTTCGGACGGATCACGCGGGCCGGGTCGGATCGTGCCGCGCAGTCTGACCACACCAACCCTGAACGGCTGTCTGCACTGCTGCTGGCGGCGGTGCGGGAGGCAGGCGCCTCCTCGAGTGCTCTATACCTGCTGCCGCCGGGCCGTCAGGCGCTGCGGCTGGCCGTGGTGACCGGAGGGAAGACCGCGGCGCTGTGGGAGCGGGTGGCGCCGGCGGACGGCGGTCCGGTAGCCGACGCGCTACGTGAACAACACATCGTGTGGATCGCCAGTCACGCACAGCTGGCCCGGCGCTACCCGCGGATCGCGCTCGCGCTGCCCTATCCGGTGGCGATGGCTGCCGCCCCGATCACGACCGGCGCCACCACCTGGGGCGTGCTGGCGCTGCTGTGGCCCGACACGCACCCGCCCCGGCTGAGCGCCAACGAGCGCGACGTGGTCACCACCACCTGCGAGCGGATGGCTGAGTTCCTTGAACAGGCCGCTGTGGGCGGACACCCGGTCCTGCCCCAAGAGCAGCCACACGTGCCGGCCCCGCCGCGGACCCGGACACCCGATCCACTCCAGGCACTGGCCGCCGTGGAATTCGTGGACCGCCTCAAGGAGGGATGCCTGGGGCTGGACTTGGAGGGCCGGATCACTTTCATCGGTGCCGCCGCTTGCGACGTGCTCGGCAGCAGCGCGCCAGATCTGCTCGGAACACCGCTGTGTGAGGCGCTGCCATGGCTGGACGAGCCGGTCTTCCAAGATCACTACCGTGCCGCGGTGATCAGCCGCAAGCCCGCTTCCTTCACGGCCCGGCTCCCATCGGACGGTTGGCTGGACTTCCAGCTCTACCCCGATGCCTCCGGCACCAGCGTCCGCATCGTCCCCGCCGGCAAAACCGGCACGGCGGACCGCCCCAGCGGCGGCATGCAGACCACCCCCAGGCCGACGCGAGCACACGCGCTGTATGACCTGATGCACCTGGCCGCCACGCTCACCCAGGCCGTCAGCGTGCGGGACGTGGTCGAGCTGGCGGCCGACCAGATCATGCCCGCCTTCGACGCCCAGGGCTTCGTCCTGTCCGTCGCCGACGGCGGCCGGCTGCAGATCGTCGGCTCCCGCGGATACCGGCCCGAGGTCCTCCGCCCCTTCGACGGACCGCCGCTCACGGACCGATCAGCACCCACCGTGCACGCCCTGACCGACGGGGTTCCCCTCTTTTTCCCCTCACCGCAGGAAATGGAGCAGTTCCACCCCGACATCCCGCGGCTGACGAAGAGGTCGGCCTGGGCATTCCTGCCGCTGATCGTCTCCGGCCGCCCGGTCGGCTGCTGGGTGCTCTCCTTCGACCGGCCCCGCTGCTTCACCCCCGACGAGCGTGCCGTCCTGACCTCTCTCGCCGGACTCATCGCCCAGGCCCTCGACCGTGCCCGCCTGTACGATGCCAAACACCAGCTCGCCCACGACCTGCAGACAGGGCTGCTTCCCGGCACCCTGCCCACTGTGCCCGGACTGGAGATCGCCGCCCGCTATCTGCCCGCCGCCCACGGCATGGACGTCGGCGGTGACTTCTACGACCTCATCCGCCTGGGCGACACCAGCGTCGCCGCCGCCATCGGCGACGTCCAGGGCCACAACGTGAATGCCGCCGCCCTGATGGGACAAATCCGCACCGCCGTGCACGCCACCGCCGGCGCACCTCCCGGCGAAGTCCTCGCCCGCACCAACCGCCTGCTCACGGACTTCGACCCCGGACTCTTCGCCAGCTGCCTGTACGTGCACCTCGACCTTGCCCACCACCGCGCCCAGCTGGCCACCGCCGGCCACCCACCGGCGCTGGTGCGTCATCCCGACGGACACACCGAGATCGTCAGGCTGTCGCCCGGGCTCCTGCTCGGCATCGACCCCGCTGCCGACTACCAGGCCGGCGAGATCGTCCTGCCCCCCGATGCCCTGCTCGCCCTGTACACCGACGGCCTCATCGAGACACCCGGTGTCGATCTCGACGACGCCACAGCCGGGCTCGCCGACCATCTCACACGAGCGGGGGACCAGCCCCTTGACGCCCTCGCCGACACTCTCATCGGCCGCACTTCACACACCGATCCCCGCAGCGACGACATCGCCCTGCTCCTCCTTCACCGACAACCGTCAGCCATGCTCCGGATCGGAGGCTGA